In Thermobaculum terrenum ATCC BAA-798, the DNA window TCTATGGACGCGAACATGGTAGCGCCTGTCTGCGAGATTATATACTCGAGCGCGTATGTGGCGGCGTTGCCAGCGTCATTCCAGCCTTTGTAAGCGGCTATCATTGTGGGATTCGCCAGGTTAGGCCAGCTTTCTGCTCTGATCTCTTCCAATTCATGTCCCCCTAAGAATTCAGAAGATAGATTTCATTATGCCACGCTCGTCTGGACCTTTGATACCTTCAGGCAGCATAATGTGATCATGAATCTTTTCCTTTTAGACAGCAGTCTGACTTCCGTGTTAGGTGCTTCTGTACCTACATCCGTACGAAGTTTATTAATTCTAGCTACTGCGGCTTTGATTGCGGGAGCTATCAATGCTATAGCTGGCGGAGGCTCTCTCATTACTTTCCCAGCTCTTCTCGCTGTGGGTCTACCTAGTGTGACAGCCAATGTAACGAATACGGTAGCATTATGGCCTGGGACCATAGGCGGGAGTGTAGCCTATCGAAGGGAGCTTCGCTGCCAAAGCAAGAGGATATGGATCCTGGGAACTGTAGGTTTTGTAGGAGGACTGCTTGGATCTTTTATCTTGCTAATTAGTCCTCAGTCTGTATTCGACCTTATAGTGCCTTTTCTTATACTCTTTGCTTGTGGCCTCTTGCTTGTACAGAAGAGGATTGCCAAATGGATACTAACAAGTAGAGACGGCAAGGGAGAGAATTTGTTATCTCCTGGCATCCTGCTCGGACAGTTTCTTGCAGCTGTGTATGGAGGATATTTTGGAGCCGGGTTAGGAATAATAACCCTGGCTATTCTAGGGCTCTTCCTGGATGACGACCTTCAAAGGATAAACGCTCTAAAGGGAGTTCTCACACTAATTATTAACGGCATAGCAGCATTGTATTTTGCTGTATTTGGTAATGTTGTGTGGCCTTTGGCTTTACTCATGGCTGTTTGTAGCTGGACAGGAGGATTCTTGGGCGTAAGGGTAGCACGCAGACTCAATCCAGATGTGCTGCGGTTGCTAGTAGTAATATACGGTATAGTTGTGTCGATCAGGTTAATGCTGTCTTAGGTTACATAATGTTTGTTGCCTCGGGGTTTTTATTTACTGGTAGCTTTGCAATCACTATTCCATCATGTACGTCGTGCCTAATAGAAAAACCTAGTTTTCTGCAGAGCTTTTGCATGCCGTAGTTTTCGGGTAATATTTGAGCTTGAAGATTCGATATACCTTCCCTTTTTGCTACTTCAATAAGTTTGCTCAACAAGAGTGTGCCTATCCCTCTGCGCTGAAACTTGTCGCTGATTATCATTGCAAATTCAGCATCTTGGCTCCATTCCACCCTGCTTAGTCTAGCCACACCTATTATTTCACTCCCCGCGCTCGGATCGTATCTTTCTGCTACTAAGGCCATTTCCCGATCATAATCTATGAAGCATATTCGGGTTAGTCGCTCGTGTGCCGTTCTCTGAGTCAGACTCATCATTCTGAAATATCTAAAGTAGATACTTTCTTCTGATAAAGTCTGGTGGAACCTTACGATTAAAGGCTCATCTTCTGCCCTGATAGGACGAATAGTTAGCTCTGTACCATCTTCCAAATTTACCCGCCATATGTACTCTGCCGGATAAGGTCTGATGGCGGGCCTAGGGAAAGAGCTAACATCCTTATCATGCAATATTGCTCGAGCGTCTAGCGCCAGTATGTTGTTTGAAGATGCTAGTAGAGGATTGATCTCTATTTCTTTGATTTCTGGGTAATCAACTACCAGCTGACTGAACCTTACTATTATCTGCTCGAGAGCACTAATGTCTACTCGCTTTCTTCCCCTTACTCCCAGTAGCGCTTGAAATATCTTAGTTCTCTCCATCATTCTGCGGGCTAGGGTAGTGTTCAGTGGTGGCAGTCCTAGTTCTCTGTCTCTATATACTTCGACTAGTTGTCCTCCCGATCCAAAAACCAGGACTGGCCCAAACTGGGGGTCTACGCTGCTACCGATTATAAGCTCGTAGCCTGATTCCTTTATCATTGGTTGGACAGTTACGCCATCAAAGTCTTCCCCTAAGGCTGACTTCATTGTGTGCCAAGCATCTTTGACCCCTTCAGGGGTCGTTATATTCAGGTACACGCCTCCCACATCCGTTTTGTGTGTGATCCTATTTGATAGTAGCTTGACCACTACTGGATAGCCGATCTCAATAGCGGCTTCTAAGGCCTCGTCTAGTGTGTGAGCAGGTATGGTCCTAACAGTGGGTATTGAGTAATAGTTTAGGATTTGCTTCGTTTCCCATTCAGTTAAGACTGTTCTTCCAGCATTCCTACATTCCTGGATCTTGTTGGCTATATCCTGACGATCCTCGTCAGATATGTCAGTACTGGCTAGAGAGGGGGTTTCATACAGTAACCTCAGGTTTTCGTTGTACTGCCACATGTAATTGAACATTCTTACCGCTACATCCGGGTATCTGAATGTGGGGATGTTAGCGTTGTTTAACACTCTTTCTCCTTCAGCAACCATCTCTGCGCCCATCCAGCTTGCTAGTACAGGCTTTTTTGAACGCCTGGTGTTTGATACAAGTGCTTGTGCAGTACGTGTTGGTTC includes these proteins:
- a CDS encoding sulfite exporter TauE/SafE family protein, with the translated sequence MNLFLLDSSLTSVLGASVPTSVRSLLILATAALIAGAINAIAGGGSLITFPALLAVGLPSVTANVTNTVALWPGTIGGSVAYRRELRCQSKRIWILGTVGFVGGLLGSFILLISPQSVFDLIVPFLILFACGLLLVQKRIAKWILTSRDGKGENLLSPGILLGQFLAAVYGGYFGAGLGIITLAILGLFLDDDLQRINALKGVLTLIINGIAALYFAVFGNVVWPLALLMAVCSWTGGFLGVRVARRLNPDVLRLLVVIYGIVVSIRLMLS
- a CDS encoding bifunctional acetate--CoA ligase family protein/GNAT family N-acetyltransferase; translation: MYDRSVTAGDPAHNILGYGRTALDAIFAPKAVAVIGASEEPGSVGRTVLWNLISNPFGGTVFPVNIRRSSVLGIKAYRSVLDIPDQADMAVIATPPQTVPQVISECSQVGIKGAIILSAGFRERGEEGKKLESEILDIARTSGMRIIGPNCLGIMRPPTGLNATFAASIAKPGSVGFISQSGALCTAILDWSLRENVGFSAFISIGSMLDISWSDLIYYLGDDPHTNSILLYIESVGDARSFLSAVREIALTKPVIIVKAGRTEAAAKAAASHTGALAESDDVFDAAIRRVGALRVNSISDLFYISEVLSKQPRPKGKRLLIVTNAGGPGVLATDALISGGGELATLSEDTSRILDSFLPPTWSHGNPVDILGDADADRYNKAMESVVEDPNADGLLVILTPQAMTEPTRTAQALVSNTRRSKKPVLASWMGAEMVAEGERVLNNANIPTFRYPDVAVRMFNYMWQYNENLRLLYETPSLASTDISDEDRQDIANKIQECRNAGRTVLTEWETKQILNYYSIPTVRTIPAHTLDEALEAAIEIGYPVVVKLLSNRITHKTDVGGVYLNITTPEGVKDAWHTMKSALGEDFDGVTVQPMIKESGYELIIGSSVDPQFGPVLVFGSGGQLVEVYRDRELGLPPLNTTLARRMMERTKIFQALLGVRGRKRVDISALEQIIVRFSQLVVDYPEIKEIEINPLLASSNNILALDARAILHDKDVSSFPRPAIRPYPAEYIWRVNLEDGTELTIRPIRAEDEPLIVRFHQTLSEESIYFRYFRMMSLTQRTAHERLTRICFIDYDREMALVAERYDPSAGSEIIGVARLSRVEWSQDAEFAMIISDKFQRRGIGTLLLSKLIEVAKREGISNLQAQILPENYGMQKLCRKLGFSIRHDVHDGIVIAKLPVNKNPEATNIM